A genomic window from Lotus japonicus ecotype B-129 chromosome 1, LjGifu_v1.2 includes:
- the LOC130731385 gene encoding phospholipase A1 PLIP1, chloroplastic, whose amino-acid sequence MAYSAIAMPTSPTMDISTEQNDLRRSHSNKDLLCTRSIMRRSYSENHLYSHINRIQATSMQSNHKGNSPFQISSSIFPNSLRSFLFDSQTSKGVNIREKSFHVEESMEEISSEEERVDRTNWVERLMEIKKRWRNRIPKESIHMDDGACYDNTTSGECDCDVDDSVCEVDYEEEEQEVTYDHDSFSKFLAQVPWTDTKHYSQLAFLCNMAYVIPKIKAMDLRRYYSLQFVTSSLEKKAEIAKLKAKLDQDSTRVPIDDSAASQDGSEKCKDNENKHQIRVAYDIAASAASYVQLRAKDLLSLAAKSQHSDNNNKDSNGVDSPQQEAEATSRGYKSEVAAYMAASTMTSVVAAGERERHETAKDLQSLHSSPCEWFVCDDFSNYTRCFVIQGSDSVASWHANLFFEPTKFEGTDVLVHRGIYEAAKGIYEQFMPEIMDHLKRHGDRAKLQFTGHSLGGSLSLLVHLMLLARKVVTPSTLLPVVTFGSPFVFCGGQKLMDELGMDESQIHCVMMHRDIVPRAFSCNYPNHVALVLKRLNSTFRSHPCLTKNKLLYSPLGKIFILQPDEKTSPPHPLLPPGSAFYALDSTRCGYSPSVLRTFLNQPHPIETLSDPTAYGSEGTILRDHDSSNYLKAVNGILRQHSKILVRRVREQRINELWPLLTSPSPHLWSHEQNMERCRFMTKEIITGV is encoded by the exons ATGGCTTACTCTGCTATTGCAATGCCTACCTCTCCAACTATGGACATATCCACAGAGCAGAATGATCTTCGCCGCTCACACTCCAACAAAGACTTGTTGTGTACACGTTCCATTATGAGAAGGTCTTATTCTGAGAACCACTTATATAGCCACATCAACCGCATACAAGCTACATCAATGCAATCAAACCATAAGGGCAATTCTCCATTTCAGATTTCAAGTTCCATTTTCCCAAATTCGCTTCGCTCCTTCTTATTTGACTCACAAACAAGTAAGGGAGTAAATATAAGGGAGAAGAGTTTTCATGTTGAGGAAAGCATGGAGGAAATTAGCAGtgaagaagagagagtagatAGAACCAACTGGGTAGAGAGGCTTATGGAAATTAAGAAGCGTTGGAGAAACAGAATACCTAAAGAAAGTATACATATGGATGATGGGGCGTGCTACGACAACACTACTTCTGGTGAATGTGATTGTGATGTAGATGACAGTGTTTGTGAGGTGgattatgaagaagaagagcAAGAAGTGACATATGATCATGACTCATTCTCAAAATTTCTTGCTCAAGTGCCATGGACTGATACCAAACACTACTCTCAGCTTGCTTTCCTTTGCAACATGGCTTATGTAATACCTAAAATCAAG GCTATGGATTTGAGGAGATACTATAGTCTTCAATTTGTaacatcttctttagagaagaAAGCTGAAATTGCTAAGTTAAAAGCGAAACTTGATCAAGACTCAACTCGAGTTCCTATAGATGATTCAGCAGCAAGTCAAGATGGCTCAGAGAAATGCAAAGATAATGAAAACAAGCATCAAATCCGGGTTGCTTATGACATTGCTGCTTCAGCTGCCTCTTATGTCCAATTGCGAGCTAAGGACCTCTTGTCCCTTGCTGCAAAGTCACAGCATAGTGATAACAACAATAAGGATTCTAATGGAGTAGACTCACCACAACAGGAGGCAGAAGCAACCTCACGGGGTTATAAATCAGAGGTTGCAGCTTACATGGCCGCCTCAACAATGACTTCTGTGGTTGCAGCAGGTGAGAGGGAAAGGCATGAAACAGCAAAGGACCTACAATCACTCCATTCATCACCTTGTGAGTGGTTTGTCTGTGATGATTTCAGCAATTACACTAGATGTTTTGTTATTCAG GGTTCAGACTCAGTGGCATCTTGGCATGCAAATCTCTTCTTTGAACCCACCAAATTTGAA GGCACAGATGTGCTTGTTCACAGAGGAATCTATGAAGCTGCAAAAGGAATATATGAGCAATTCATGCCAGAAATAATGGACCATTTGAAAAGACATGGTGATCGTGCAAAGCTTCAATTCACTGGACACTCCCTTGGGGGAAGTCTCTCCCTTTTGGTTCATTTGATGCTATTGGCTAGGAAGGTTGTCACCCCCTCAACCCTTCTGCCAGTAGTAACTTTTGGCTCACCATTTGTATTCTGTGGAGGCCAAAAACTAATGGATGAGCTAGGCATGGATGAGAGTCAAATCCATTGTGTGATGATGCATAGAGATATTGTTCCAAGGGCCTTCTCCTGCAATTACCCCAACCATGTAGCTCTAGTCCTCAAGCGCTTGAACAGCACGTTTCGGTCACATCCTTGTCTCACGAAAAAT AAGCTATTGTACTCACCACTGGGGAAAATATTCATTCTCCAACCTGATGAGAAGACATCTCCTCCACATCCTTTACTCCCTCCAGGAAGTGCCTTCTATGCCTTGGACAGTACTAGATGCGGATACTCTCCAAGTGTTCTTAGAACCTTCCTTAATCAACCGCATCCTATTGAAACACTCAGTGATCCAACGGCATATGGTTCAGAAGGCACAATTCTGAGAGACCATGACTCCAGCAACTACCTCAAAGCTGTCAATGGAATCCTGAGACAACATTCCAAGATTCTGGTTCGCAGAGTAAGGGAGCAGAGGATTAATGAGTTATGGCCACTGCTGACTTCACCATCTCCTCACTTGTGGAGCCATGAACAAAACATGGAGAGATGCAGATTCATGACAAAGGAGATAATAACTGGGGTCTAA